A single window of Helicobacter macacae MIT 99-5501 DNA harbors:
- the ffh gene encoding signal recognition particle protein, translating into MFETLSTSFKTIASKIRFNDDEKSLNRALDELKKALLKNDVHHKVTKALLESIALKTKQKGIGKQSFLDAMSESLTQILTTSGNYGFVYAPRPPTVVLMCGLQGSGKTTTSAKLANYLKTRNKKVLLVACDLARLAAVSQLKILGEQIEVEVFTPQSLAEQSSEKNLTPQIIAKEAKKRALQGGFDVMIVDSAGRLSIDENLMDELEAIKKSIEPNEIFYVADSLSGQDGLRSAEAFHQKVGLSGVILSKFDSDSKGGIALNIAYQLQIPLRFIGNGEKIPDLDIAMPDRIVSRLMGAGDIVSLAEKTAAVIDEKEAKDITKKLKRGQFGFEDFLAQIENVKKLGSMSSLVSMIPGLSQVAGGLKNIDLDNSKEIKNIRAMVDSMTKKERADVSLLNGSRRKRIAQGAGLEVADINRIVKQFDNAAKMAKRFSGKGGMQELMGLMGQMKQRH; encoded by the coding sequence ATGTTTGAAACTCTAAGCACCTCTTTTAAAACCATTGCTTCCAAAATCCGCTTCAATGATGATGAAAAATCACTAAATCGCGCACTAGATGAGCTAAAAAAAGCCCTGCTAAAAAACGATGTCCACCACAAAGTAACCAAAGCCTTGCTAGAATCTATCGCGCTAAAAACCAAGCAAAAAGGCATAGGTAAGCAAAGTTTTTTGGACGCGATGAGTGAGAGCCTAACGCAGATTCTAACCACAAGTGGAAACTATGGCTTTGTGTATGCGCCTCGTCCGCCCACAGTCGTGCTTATGTGCGGATTGCAAGGTAGTGGCAAAACCACCACTAGCGCAAAGCTAGCAAACTACCTAAAAACTCGCAATAAAAAGGTGCTACTTGTGGCGTGCGATTTGGCTAGGCTAGCTGCAGTTTCCCAGCTAAAGATTTTGGGAGAGCAAATCGAAGTGGAGGTTTTCACACCCCAAAGCCTTGCGGAACAATCTAGCGAAAAAAATCTCACACCCCAAATCATCGCAAAAGAAGCCAAAAAAAGGGCATTGCAAGGGGGATTTGATGTGATGATAGTCGATAGCGCAGGACGATTATCAATCGATGAAAATCTAATGGACGAACTAGAAGCGATAAAAAAATCTATTGAGCCAAATGAAATCTTTTATGTAGCAGATTCTCTAAGCGGACAAGACGGCTTGCGTAGTGCGGAGGCATTTCATCAAAAGGTGGGCTTAAGTGGTGTGATTTTGAGCAAATTTGATAGCGATTCAAAAGGTGGAATCGCCCTAAATATCGCCTATCAGCTACAAATCCCACTGCGCTTCATCGGCAATGGAGAGAAAATCCCAGACTTAGACATAGCGATGCCAGATAGAATCGTATCTAGGCTTATGGGTGCGGGCGATATAGTATCTCTAGCAGAAAAAACCGCCGCAGTGATTGACGAAAAAGAAGCAAAAGACATTACCAAAAAGCTAAAAAGGGGGCAGTTTGGGTTTGAGGATTTTCTAGCACAAATAGAAAATGTCAAAAAATTAGGCTCAATGAGTTCTCTAGTCTCTATGATACCCGGTCTATCTCAAGTGGCAGGTGGGCTAAAAAATATCGATTTAGACAACTCCAAAGAGATAAAAAATATCCGCGCAATGGTAGACTCTATGACAAAAAAAGAGAGAGCAGATGTAAGCCTGCTAAATGGCTCAAGACGCAAGAGAATCGCACAAGGAGCGGGGCTAGAAGTCGCAGATATAAATCGCATTGTCAAGCAGTTTGACAACGCAGCAAAAATGGCAAAGCGATTTAGTGGCAAGGGTGGAATGCAAGAGCTAATGGGGCTTATGGGGCAAATGAAGCAAAGGCACTAA
- a CDS encoding zeta toxin family protein, translated as MSKIINQSSQNPNDKNYDKPKAYIFAGVNGAGKTTLYYDKLEQGKHFGLRINIDEIVSSFGDWREQKDQFRASKIALKIRTSYIAQKQNFNQETTLCGKSIITLFDTLKKAGYEIYLYYVALNSVNLAKERVAMRVKKGGHNIKPHLIERRYVESLQNLKKITPLCEKVEIFDNSQNTPNGTTSAFRKTTDMSYIDSLLS; from the coding sequence ATGAGTAAAATCATAAATCAATCAAGTCAAAATCCAAATGATAAAAACTATGACAAGCCAAAGGCATATATTTTTGCAGGTGTAAATGGTGCTGGCAAAACCACTCTTTATTATGATAAGCTAGAGCAAGGGAAGCACTTTGGACTGCGAATAAATATTGATGAAATTGTAAGCTCTTTTGGGGATTGGCGTGAGCAAAAAGACCAATTTCGTGCTTCAAAAATCGCCCTAAAAATCCGCACAAGCTACATAGCCCAAAAACAAAACTTTAATCAAGAAACCACACTTTGTGGAAAAAGCATAATCACACTATTTGACACACTAAAAAAAGCTGGATATGAAATCTATCTTTATTATGTAGCTCTAAATTCTGTCAATCTTGCAAAAGAGCGTGTAGCAATGCGAGTAAAAAAAGGTGGGCACAACATAAAGCCACACCTAATAGAAAGAAGATATGTAGAATCACTACAAAATCTAAAAAAAATCACGCCACTTTGTGAAAAAGTAGAAATCTTTGATAATTCGCAAAACACGCCAAATGGCACAACAAGCGCATTTAGGAAAACCACAGATATGAGCTATATAGATTCTTTATTGAGCTAG
- the ilvN gene encoding acetolactate synthase small subunit: MQARKIISVTVVNEHSVLARVSGLFAGRGYNIESLTVAPIPNSDLSRITIATEGDSRVLEQIIKQLHKLIPVLKVSDDDDLLEKETALIKVGIDEDLAGIEALARAYNGKIANANEKYIIIVATEKPHRITSLIKALSKFKPKEILRSGVIAMERY; this comes from the coding sequence ATGCAGGCAAGAAAAATCATAAGTGTAACCGTAGTCAATGAGCATAGCGTCCTAGCGCGTGTTTCAGGGCTTTTTGCAGGGAGAGGATATAATATTGAGTCCCTAACCGTAGCACCTATCCCAAATAGTGATTTATCGCGAATCACTATCGCCACAGAGGGAGATTCTCGCGTGCTAGAGCAGATTATCAAGCAGCTTCACAAACTTATCCCCGTGCTAAAGGTAAGCGATGATGATGATTTACTAGAGAAAGAAACAGCACTTATCAAGGTGGGGATTGATGAGGATTTGGCAGGGATTGAAGCACTAGCTAGGGCTTATAATGGCAAAATCGCCAATGCCAATGAAAAATACATAATCATCGTAGCCACCGAAAAACCACACCGCATAACAAGCCTCATAAAAGCCCTAAGCAAGTTTAAGCCAAAAGAGATTTTGCGTAGCGGTGTCATCGCTATGGAGAGATATTAG